The Acipenser ruthenus chromosome 11, fAciRut3.2 maternal haplotype, whole genome shotgun sequence region ATGCCTGTAAGTTTATGGCAACAATGCTGCAACCTTCTCGTCACATTGTTGTGAATGGTGATAGATGAAGTCTTATGCTGTCTGTATAATCGAGTTCCTGTTTTGAGTATTGGAATCCAATATTTAGTCTAAGATGGAAACAACGAATGCCTTTTTGTTAATGTCATCTCCCTGTTTGGGGAAaacaatgtaattttttttttttttttttttttttttttttaaataggatatGTTACGAAATAAGAAACAAATAACTGTTTTGATTTCACAATCTGGAAaaatttacatttaaaactataCTAGATTTGATAATTCACATCTTTTTTTGATAACTGCACTTCCTTTTTATTGATTGCTcaattataatattataaaacgGCAGTAATAGTTCTGAAAATGGTATCAATATCAAAAATGGTCATTGCTTCAcactgttttcagtttgtttgtgaTAGTAGTGCAAAGAAAGTACTTAAATGTGGTCAATGTACACTTGTCTGTTTCAGTTCTTTTGTGGTGGAGAGGCAACCCTGCATGCCAACTCACCCTCAGAGACCCCTGGTCTTGAAGACCGGGGTGCAGTTCACTGTGAAGCTAAGGTTTGTAAAAGCAAGACAAGTGTTTCTGAATGTCACAGCCCTGCATCTATCCATGTGAACGTGGTACTTTAGATTAATAATTACTGTACCTTGGTGAACTGGCTCACATACATGGACACTAACCAACGTGATAGTACAAGGCACTTTGCATTGTAATTAAAATTAACCAAATATGGTAAATACAGTTACTTCTTCATGATGTGGCAAAGATAGCCAAGTTGGACTATTTCTCCACAAATTGGTGTCCTAAAATGCATAAGCTTTCATTACTGACTGAATGAGATGAGTGAAGCAGCGATattatatgttgttgttgttgttattttttagtaatcttttcttttttactaACTTTTATTTAGGCTCCTGGTTAAGCTTCAGGAACTGAATTATCAGCTGCGTGTTAAAGGATCATTTGATAAGTATGTAACAAACATTCGAGCCATTTGTCTGACAGCAGAAGCACATAGTTTAGACACGGTTCAAACAATTAGCATACtcagaaaatattttataaaaagcatGACTTTGGATAAAATATCCGAGACTGCTGcttgatatatacacacacacacacacacacatatatatatacagtatatatatattaaagcttCATTTAAAccttgaatattttatttatcgaTTGTGTACAGTAACACTTCTTAGTGTAAGTTTACAGTATGTTGTCACATAAGCACTTTATGTTTTTTGGAGATTGTTGTCAATGTTTTAGTGTATTGacagtaaaatataaaattaggtacttaaaaaaaaaaatatatatattgctatattTCATTTGGGTTATTATAATAGGCTTAGCTAGTGTGTGCTCTATCtataacatatataaaaaatgctAACATGCTTATATGTAATGTGCAGTCTTAACATTTATAAGAAACTTTCAATCTTTGCCTTGTTTTCAGAGATGTGAATGAGAAGAATACTGTGAAAGGGTACGTATTAAAACATACTAGAAATAATCAAGATTTGGGAAAggtttgtgtgtttgattttattataatgtacatttgtcatCTGACTGCAGATTCAGAAAGTTTAACATTCTGGGGACCAGTACAAAAGTAATGAACATGGAAGAGTCAACAAATGGAAGTTTAGCTGCTGAGTTCAGACATCTGGTAAGTGTTAtttaaaagataattaaaaatacagtagctCCACACATTACCGTATCCCTCCATTACTCTGCACTGTATAGAACTGTCAGCTTGTGGATACAAATGTTACTTCCAATTCAGACAGAATTCCTGTTGAAGACAAAAGTTTGGGTGAAGAAAAAAATCATGTAAATGGAAGTTTTTACTGGTTGAACTAAATTGAATAAACAACAGTTTAGTGGAATAGAGTGGAATGTGAGGTTTTTGTCCTTCCTCCTGAATTGATATGTGTTATTTCTTTTAGGAAGTCCAACAGTTAATATAGATATCTCCTAGAAAGCAAATCTCTGTCTTTTGTGTATCATGGTTTACTAAAAAATGCAACTTTCACATTGCAGCAACTGAAAGAGCAGAAAAACACAGGGAGCAGAACCAACGAGGTACAGTGACTTTCCACACGTGTTTCAGTGCAGGTGATTTCAGATTGTGGCATGCCTCCAGTGagcagtttgtattttatttagaaatcCTGTGCTCTTTCAGGGTCCTCTCATTGTGACTGAGGAGCTCCACTCCATTAGCTTTGAGACACAGCTCTGCCAGCCTGGACTGGTAATAGATTTAGAGGTaagctttctttcttttctcattcGCTAGTCCATTACCTTTGTTAATTTCGTTTTCAGTACTGCCTAGTACTTTTTTAGTGCTGCTGCATACCTCTCTAGTAATTTTAAGTAACCATAATTCTTGGTCAATTATACAactgttttaattaatacaaatttagtttttttttttatggagttGCTTCACTCCACAGAATCTCAGTAAGAATGTGCTCTTGTTATTTTAAAGGATGCTGTTGCTAGAGCATGTTGTTCTTAAACTTGTTTTCTTTAAATTGTCAGACGTCCTCTCTTCCTCTGGTGGTTATCTCTAATGTGAGCCAGCTTCCCAGTGGCTGGGCCTCCATTCTGTGGTACAACATGTTGACTAATGAGCCCAAGGTAGGACTCCAGCACTCTAAACGTGTTCAAGTATTGAAGTACTGTAATGCTACATGGCAGCAACATGACTTTTATGATGTCTTCATTTGTATCTGTATTTATATAGTGATATAGTATGGGAATAATCTTGACTGTCTGCCAGCTTTTTCTAAAGTTGTTTCAAGACATTATATCCAAAAACATTTGCCTACATCTCATTAACATCATCTTACTGTAGATGGTTTTGTTCTACTTTACCTTTTACTCGTACAGAGCCAATTTCTCCTTCCAACATGTTGTAAAATCTTTGTGCAGCAGGTTTTAGGTCCCCACTTGACCTCACCTAAAATCCCAGGTGCAGTGGCTGCAAAGCATAGGACTGGGTCCTAATTGTGGTGGAAGTTTAAACGTACTGAAAATGAATGAGAAAAGCATGCCAAGCAAAGAGCTGTACTGACTGTAATGAGACTAATTGATTCCACTGGTTCATTCTCAGAATCTGTCCTTCTTCCTGAACCCCCCTGCTGCCAGATGGAGCCAGCTGTCTGAGGTTCTGAGCTGGCAGTTCTCTTCAGTCACCAAACGAGGGCTCAACTCTGAGCAGCTCACCATGCTGGGGGAGAAACTGCTGGGTAAACACACATACAACAGCTACAGAACTTTGTTACATGATTCATAGTGGTCATACCTCTGCGGGTGCAATGCCAATGTACACCATGAAGAGCAAATTCTGTTTTAAAGCTTATTTACAACAATATTAATGTTTAGTGTATGGTAGAATACTGTCTGCAACAGAACAACTAAGAGAAAACTACCTTTGTCGTGATATTACTGGAAACAGAGAGCGTGTTGAGACCCGTATCAAACTCTCATTTACGTGCTTGTGCATATTACAGGTCCTAATGCCAGTAACCCCGAAGGCCTAATTCCCTGGACGAAGTTTTGCAAGGTGGGTGTAAGTAAATTATAAATAACGAGAATGTTTTCTTTATATAATGATTACCTTTTCAATGAAATTGGCAAGCCAGTATAACAAGAGTTGACTGTAAATAAATTCACAGATTTAGAAGTTTAAGCAGCACTGTGTTTAAGATGTCTGGCTTACTGTAACATTCAATAGATCTGCTTACATCTTGGTAACTGCTTGTCCGAATCCCATTCAAATTTCTGTtgatgtttgcttttttaattcaTTGCACATGCTCTAATGTAGTTGGCAGTGAGCTCTGATTGCCTATGCTATTGAAGGTTATATGTTTGTTACTTCTGACCCAAATGTGGTAAACTTGCACATACAAAAACATCAGTGTTAAAGAATTTTTAAGGTGGCTGTTTTCCAAGTCTATAAAAGGGGTTTATGAGGACCATTGAGTACATGTACTCGCTTGTTGGCAGGACACTTGTGGTAGTTTTGGGTTTTAATACAGAAcatgttttagtgtttttttttacatttcttttaaggAGAATATAAATGAAAAATCCTTCTGGTTATGGATTGAAGGGATCCTGGAGCTCATTAAAAGGCACCTTCTGGCACTGTGGAATGATGGGTAGGAATCTAAAtctcctttcacactggcactcgtACAGTcccgacccgggttctggctacccgggttacaatcctgcatagtgtgaaaccatgtatcTGGGCTGTACCCAGGTTGACCCGGGTTGCAGCTACCCACCTTAGGATGTGGGTCAACGTGCTTTGACTCGCTTATACCTCCACCATTGTAGCATTAAAGAGATGGGGTATTTTAACCACAAGCAGTTTTAGAGAAACTACCTCAGTAGAAGGATTGATATTATTATACAGCAATAAtgttttgaccaaaaaaaaaaaagtcttctaacTGTATTTAATGTTGTGGTTTCCTTTTTTAGATGCATCATGGGGTTTGTTAGTAAGGAGAGGGAACGTGCTTTGCTGAATAACAAAAGTCCTGGCACGTTCCTACTGAGATTCAGTGAAAGCAGCAGAGAGGGGGCCATAACCTTCACGTGGGTGGAAATGTCACACAATGGTGAGTGATAGGGACATCATTGCTGTACAAGTCCATTGATTAGACCACCATATTCATATTCATGAACTAGCCTAAGCAGTGCAGAGAAGTCTCATGTGTTGACCTCTGTGCCaatgctttaataaaaaatgagCCCCTTAGACTGATGTGTATGCAGGTAAATGAGATGTAAGAAAACACCTTTCACTTCAAGGTCGGTTTCACCTTTTGAGATGACTCTTTCTTTGTAGATGAACCTCAGTTCCACGCAGTGGAGCCCTACACCAAGAAGGAGCTGTCGGCTGTGTCATTCCCAGACATAATCCGAAATTACAAAGTGATGGCTGCTGAGAATATCCCTGAAAACCCGCTCCGATTCCTTCACCCTGATATTCCCAAGGATAATGCTTTTGGAAAATACTACTCCAGACCAACAGAACGTAAGTCAAGCATTCACTTAGTTAACACCGGGACACTGGAACTGTTTGGAAGTGTTTCAGACCATGGTAAAATAGCTAGCCTACAAGTACCATACGTACCATTTTAAAGATATGTAACATCTTCCAACAATTTTTGGGACACAGAATATCCTAATACTTATTTAGCTGCAGGTTAATCTTTGTACTGAAAACTATAAAATAGAAACAGATTTCCCAAATAATGTGTTAGGCAAATAAGCATAgactttgtttagaaaaaaaaaacagcaggaaaGACTGAATTTGACTGAAGAGAAGTGCGTGCTGAATGTTGAGTGACATATTTGGACATTTTGACATTTCAGCCTCGGAACCTATGGATGTGGATAATGATAAAAGAAGTAATGGCTACATACCAACTGAATTAATCTCTATATCAGaagtgtaagtataatttatttttctcATACTCTTTTTGTAACTGAGCGACTGTGGCAAAACGAATTGTGATCCATGGTAggggtttttttaaatattgaaatgaaGGAGAATGTCACAGTACATTTTACTAATAATACCGTGGGTGgatattatattttaacagcCAGCCCCCTGCTCCTGGGGCTGgctgttaaaatataatattggGGCCTAGTTGTTTACTATGGTATTACATAGCGTGTAAAACATTGTAACCCTTTAAGGATCGTGATCGTGTaaaaacgatcatactgaagtgacTTCCTGGGCCACCATAGTTTGCCGTATAGGTTGGAGACGCACATCactggataggggagggattgaatttcactccctgatttagtttttttttttttcatgtgacatcactgagatgggcatttcatttttaaaaggaggagacagtttacagcagcacgCAAAATagaacatcacaggaacttgtttagagataagaaagaaactgaaacaagctgtaaatccgatgtatttgacatcgttatattagaacatttattctgtctcgtgttttaatatgtatgttttacaacatttataaacaaCAAGAAACAAGCAGCTATAAGAAGATAATGTTTCAGGAACTAAATTGATCTGTTACATTTTTCCCTtgttactgataataatgaataaagaacgattttatttataaaataatcgaGAGCAGTGTCAATTACTGCTTATAAACATCCTGAGAATAAACACCTGTTATGGCATTTTAATGTTACTATGTTTGCTTATAATAGCACTATTTGTGGTGTTCTTGCTGTTTGTAAATGACTACTATGATAATAGGATAttctgtgtatatgtttactgttCATGTACAGAAATTGATATGCACACAATAATATAGACTTTTCCACTCTACAGAATTTCTTTTCAAGATGGCAAGACGATTAGAGGGGTTGAATCAGGCAGAAATACTGTAGTCTGATTCCGGTGAATCAGAATTTTCTGACAGTGATTCAATTTATATAATATAGGTTTtctcagtattatttttttaaataaacgttCAGTTCTAAACCatgcgttgtgtttttttttgtttttttttaacaaaatactcGAAATTCAttaaatcactcaggtgaaagaaTGTCTTATATTTtgtccatatttaaaaaaaataaaaataaattaaaaaataaacaaaacttttAGGGACAGTTGAGGGGCCTTCAGGTAATAGAATAGAATGTTTTTGTACCTTAATCTCTTTGAAACTAGAATGTTTTTGTACCTTAATCTCTTTGAAACCCCAAAATCTAct contains the following coding sequences:
- the LOC117426624 gene encoding signal transducer and activator of transcription 1-alpha/beta-like isoform X4, which produces MTQWYQLQQLESKYLEQVDQLYDDSFPMEIRQYLSQWIESQDWELAATNDSLATLRFHDLLSQLDDQYSRFTLENNFLMQHNIRKIKRNLQVHFQEDPIQMAMIICSCLKEEEKILTLAKKADQDNIGSTQNTAMVEKQKELDYKVRDIKNRVQETEQRIKSLEDLQDEHDFKYKTLQSREHESSGTTPIEIKREEMIIRNMFIELNMKREDVVFKIAEALNLTEQIQTALITDELVEWKRRQQIACIGGPPNACLDQLQTWFTIVAESLQQVRQQLKKLEELEQKYTYENDPITQKKHFLEDRAQLLFRSLIQSSFVVERQPCMPTHPQRPLVLKTGVQFTVKLRLLVKLQELNYQLRVKGSFDKDVNEKNTVKGFRKFNILGTSTKVMNMEESTNGSLAAEFRHLQLKEQKNTGSRTNEGPLIVTEELHSISFETQLCQPGLVIDLETSSLPLVVISNVSQLPSGWASILWYNMLTNEPKNLSFFLNPPAARWSQLSEVLSWQFSSVTKRGLNSEQLTMLGEKLLGPNASNPEGLIPWTKFCKNINEKSFWLWIEGILELIKRHLLALWNDGCIMGFVSKERERALLNNKSPGTFLLRFSESSREGAITFTWVEMSHNDEPQFHAVEPYTKKELSAVSFPDIIRNYKVMAAENIPENPLRFLHPDIPKDNAFGKYYSRPTEPSEPMDVDNDKRSNGYIPTELISISEVHPSRLQSPENLCPMSPDEYGELERIINPAEINTVMCSPYPN
- the LOC117426624 gene encoding signal transducer and activator of transcription 1-alpha/beta-like isoform X2, whose amino-acid sequence is MTQWYQLQQLESKYLEQVDQLYDDSFPMEIRQYLSQWIESQDWELAATNDSLATLRFHDLLSQLDDQYSRFTLENNFLMQHNIRKIKRNLQVHFQEDPIQMAMIICSCLKEEEKILTLAKKADQDNIGSTQNTAMVEKQKELDYKVRDIKNRVQETEQRIKSLEDLQDEHDFKYKTLQSREHESSGTTPIEIKREEMIIRNMFIELNMKREDVVFKIAEALNLTEQIQTALITDELVEWKRRQQIACIGGPPNACLDQLQTWFTIVAESLQQVRQQLKKLEELEQKYTYENDPITQKKHFLEDRAQLLFRSLIQSSFVVERQPCMPTHPQRPLVLKTGVQFTVKLRLLVKLQELNYQLRVKGSFDKDVNEKNTVKGFRKFNILGTSTKVMNMEESTNGSLAAEFRHLQLKEQKNTGSRTNEGPLIVTEELHSISFETQLCQPGLVIDLETSSLPLVVISNVSQLPSGWASILWYNMLTNEPKNLSFFLNPPAARWSQLSEVLSWQFSSVTKRGLNSEQLTMLGEKLLGPNASNPEGLIPWTKFCKVGNINEKSFWLWIEGILELIKRHLLALWNDGCIMGFVSKERERALLNNKSPGTFLLRFSESSREGAITFTWVEMSHNDEPQFHAVEPYTKKELSAVSFPDIIRNYKVMAAENIPENPLRFLHPDIPKDNAFGKYYSRPTEPSEPMDVDNDKRSNGYIPTELISISEVHPSRLQSPENLCPMSPDEYGELERIINPAEINTVMCSPYPN
- the LOC117426624 gene encoding signal transducer and activator of transcription 1-alpha/beta-like isoform X5 encodes the protein MTQWYQLQQLESKYLEQVDQLYDDSFPMEIRQYLSQWIESQDWELAATNDSLATLRFHDLLSQLDDQYSRFTLENNFLMQHNIRKIKRNLQVHFQEDPIQMAMIICSCLKEEEKILTLAKKADQDNIGSTQNTAMVEKQKELDYKVRDIKNRVQETEQRIKSLEDLQDEHDFKYKTLQSREHESSGTTPIEIKREEMIIRNMFIELNMKREDVVFKIAEALNLTEQIQTALITDELVEWKRRQQIACIGGPPNACLDQLQTWFTIVAESLQQVRQQLKKLEELEQKYTYENDPITQKKHFLEDRAQLLFRSLIQSSFVVERQPCMPTHPQRPLVLKTGVQFTVKLRLLVKLQELNYQLRVKGSFDKDVNEKNTVKGFRKFNILGTSTKVMNMEESTNGSLAAEFRHLQLKEQKNTGSRTNEGPLIVTEELHSISFETQLCQPGLVIDLETSSLPLVVISNVSQLPSGWASILWYNMLTNEPKNLSFFLNPPAARWSQLSEVLSWQFSSVTKRGLNSEQLTMLGEKLLGPNASNPEGLIPWTKFCKVGENINEKSFWLWIEGILELIKRHLLALWNDGCIMGFVSKERERALLNNKSPGTFLLRFSESSREGAITFTWVEMSHNDEPQFHAVEPYTKKELSAVSFPDIIRNYKVMAAENIPENPLRFLHPDIPKDNAFGKYYSRPTEPSEPMDVDNDKRSNGYIPTELISISEVISFQDGKTIRGVESGRNTVV
- the LOC117426624 gene encoding signal transducer and activator of transcription 1-alpha/beta-like isoform X1, with the protein product MTQWYQLQQLESKYLEQVDQLYDDSFPMEIRQYLSQWIESQDWELAATNDSLATLRFHDLLSQLDDQYSRFTLENNFLMQHNIRKIKRNLQVHFQEDPIQMAMIICSCLKEEEKILTLAKKADQDNIGSTQNTAMVEKQKELDYKVRDIKNRVQETEQRIKSLEDLQDEHDFKYKTLQSREHESSGTTPIEIKREEMIIRNMFIELNMKREDVVFKIAEALNLTEQIQTALITDELVEWKRRQQIACIGGPPNACLDQLQTWFTIVAESLQQVRQQLKKLEELEQKYTYENDPITQKKHFLEDRAQLLFRSLIQSSFVVERQPCMPTHPQRPLVLKTGVQFTVKLRLLVKLQELNYQLRVKGSFDKDVNEKNTVKGFRKFNILGTSTKVMNMEESTNGSLAAEFRHLQLKEQKNTGSRTNEGPLIVTEELHSISFETQLCQPGLVIDLETSSLPLVVISNVSQLPSGWASILWYNMLTNEPKNLSFFLNPPAARWSQLSEVLSWQFSSVTKRGLNSEQLTMLGEKLLGPNASNPEGLIPWTKFCKVGENINEKSFWLWIEGILELIKRHLLALWNDGCIMGFVSKERERALLNNKSPGTFLLRFSESSREGAITFTWVEMSHNDEPQFHAVEPYTKKELSAVSFPDIIRNYKVMAAENIPENPLRFLHPDIPKDNAFGKYYSRPTEPSEPMDVDNDKRSNGYIPTELISISEVHPSRLQSPENLCPMSPDEYGELERIINPAEINTVMCSPYPN
- the LOC117426624 gene encoding signal transducer and activator of transcription 1-alpha/beta-like isoform X3, which encodes MTQWYQLQQLESKYLEQVDQLYDDSFPMEIRQYLSQWIESQDWELAATNDSLATLRFHDLLSQLDDQYSRFTLENNFLMQHNIRKIKRNLQVHFQEDPIQMAMIICSCLKEEEKILTLAKKADQDNIGSTQNTAMVEKQKELDYKVRDIKNRVQETEQRIKSLEDLQDEHDFKYKTLQSREHESSGTTPIEIKREEMIIRNMFIELNMKREDVVFKIAEALNLTEQIQTALITDELVEWKRRQQIACIGGPPNACLDQLQTWFTIVAESLQQVRQQLKKLEELEQKYTYENDPITQKKHFLEDRAQLLFRSLIQSSFVVERQPCMPTHPQRPLVLKTGVQFTVKLRLLVKLQELNYQLRVKGSFDKDVNEKNTVKGFRKFNILGTSTKVMNMEESTNGSLAAEFRHLQLKEQKNTGSRTNEGPLIVTEELHSISFETQLCQPGLVIDLETSSLPLVVISNVSQLPSGWASILWYNMLTNEPKNLSFFLNPPAARWSQLSEVLSWQFSSVTKRGLNSEQLTMLGEKLLGPNASNPEGLIPWTKFCKENINEKSFWLWIEGILELIKRHLLALWNDGCIMGFVSKERERALLNNKSPGTFLLRFSESSREGAITFTWVEMSHNDEPQFHAVEPYTKKELSAVSFPDIIRNYKVMAAENIPENPLRFLHPDIPKDNAFGKYYSRPTEPSEPMDVDNDKRSNGYIPTELISISEVHPSRLQSPENLCPMSPDEYGELERIINPAEINTVMCSPYPN